TTAAGTAGTGACCATATTACTACATTACTTGCCTACCTCAGATCAATTTACTTTTACTAAGTGAAATATACACGGGATTGATGTAGATATacaaatttcaataaatattttttactgtcACGTGTGTGTGAAATCACATTGAAATCATTTCATCGTCACGACCTCACGAGAAACCTTTTTAGTTATCTCAAACTAttcgataaaatacctacattctCCACATaaaatgtatcaaaatattCGATAGATTAGATTCTCCAACGTAACCGATATCGAGCACGGCATCATCGTGAGGTAACGTAACGAAGTAAAGCGGCGTTTACACGGGTGGCTGCGCGGGCGCCTCGCAATTAGCGCACCAGACGGAAAATTAACTCCTCGCCCGAAATGCTCCCCTAGTACTTTCAGCTGATGCTTGAAGCCTTTAACGCaaaattttagttatttttaaggTACAGAGATATGCGAAGAGGGTGGAATTTAagctttttttttgcatttttacgTTTAGAAGCAATGTGTAGATGGAAAATTTACTCCACGCCCGACATGCTCCCTTGGTACTTCGCTGATGCTTCAAGCtaaatttttgttattttttaagGGTGTGATATGCGAAGAGGTTTAAGTTTTTTTTCCCATTTGCACGTTTAGTGAGTAGAAAttaatttttcatcacacttgctcggaaaagatgtatttacacgtagggcttgcgggcgggaaattgaaattttcgccctagggcggaaaaaatcttttccgagcaagtgtgatgaaaaacacttatttacacgtagggcttgcgggcgggaaattgaaattttcgccctagggcggaaaagtgttttatacagaagtttgtttttattaattctcctttttttccttacaagtgtgatgaaaaacattgtgtgtgccacgggcggtaaagaaattccgaactcgtgaacattttaagccctcgcttcgcgtcgggcttaaaattgacactcgttcgtaatttcttatttcccgcccttaatacacaatgtactatttcgtACTTCAAATCTTTAATGGTAAATTCTGTTGATTTTTGTGTGCGAAGGGGGTggaatttaagtattttaaagtCTCGTACTAAGATTACAGCGCACTGTGATTCTCTtgctatttttaaatacaataagtATACATAATCTCAAAAAGATGGTCGTTTCAGCCGCGATTCTCAGAACTTAATACCTTAAATACTAAGCGATTTATTCAACTTCAAGTCAACAATCACCCCAGAGAAATAGCCAGATTTGTAATCGTCGGGCAGAGCGAATAAAACGCCAAGTTTAAATGAAAGGGATATTCTAACCATCCATCACTGATCTCACGAGCGCGGCTCCTTTATTATCTTTGGTTACATGAGCAGATTCTCAGATAAACCAGTACAACGTGACCCGGGATCCGTCGCCACtttaccgggtgtggcctgtaacacgagcaaataattaaaacatggaaCTCCTCAAActtgacacttttgttcaataacttttaaaaatgatGAAGTCTTTTGACGTcctattttttatacaaaataaatattatcttctagTACGTcattatcattgtgattgacgcccttgacgttgcttgtcacaccttaaggggctacccgaggttttcatcgatatttgacaagttttgaatcgtatctcctttttttgcactacagatagaattataagacaaacggttatcggtttttcaatcttttatctccggttttgtctaccggattttgaaagaaattaatacttatttttttatgaattttttaaacattgtctttaaaaaacacttttttcgtatctagtttgctgtgaaggatcttacatgtacgaaatctacatattttggttcgtctttgacgtctcgaaaagcgtttagggttttaattttaaactaatgaacacaaaagttatggccagaaaaccagttttttagcctaaaattgttcaacgttgatgccaaatatctcgaagacaatgaactttgaagtaaatatataataaccTACAAAAAAACATTAGGAAACTAAGGGATTccgatcgaaggtcattggcgtggggtagccccttaaacataacaaaattcgcaatacattgagtcttagaataaactttaaagagtattaaaaatcaaaacacaagTTACTTTTAAATGTCGCTGAACAAATGCTGGTCAGTATGAGAAGTAGAgccgtatagtgcgacataaaatcgtagaaattaaatataatggaactaaaaaaaaccATACTAAAATGTTGCCAtctttaagcattttacgtcaaaaatgtgacagttacgtaggaagtggcgccctcaataattttctacaatttcttgtcggactgtaTTATAgaccacacccggtataaacgttattattataattcttagagtctgtgcggaaagagaagagtcgtgaaatgtatggagcccaatacattccacgactcttctctttctgagCAGACTCTACATTACAAGTGTACGTGCGTACACGTGCGTACTCGAGCTTTAATTTGACGGAGCTCGCGCATTattcttaatttaaaatatttcattaataccATCGTCCACTACCGCCTCCTTACTATACTATTTCACGgatggtatatttttatttctgttatttctacttacataaaaaaaaacttaggcCACGTCTACGCCTCGGCTAGTCTGTGGCCATGAGCAAGcccatttataataataaaaaaaacgtttAATTCAGACCAGGCCTCGTCTCATCCCGGCCCATCATCATCACTGCTGGGCATCAtcttttgcccagcagtgggaggTATATgggctgaattatttatttattttatttaaattcagaCCAGGTGATCCATATTCTTGTAACCTTTGTTTTTTATAACCTTTTATATGCTCTTATACTGGCTCATTGGAGCGACAAAGTCGTCTTCGAGTGGAATAACTCTGCTCTTTACGAAAGACGAATTACTTTGTGTTGCGATCGCAAAGCTGTGGTTTCGAGGATTAACTAACAAATAACCTTCTGTTATCTGGACGCGTGGTAGAGCgttgagtaaataaataaatacacaaacAAACAAACGGGCCGAATTTTCAGTTATCATTTACTCGTCCAATAACTTTTCCAACGAATTAAGTTATGAGATTTTGACACACGTCTGTTTAACCGGGGACTGAAAAATCGGctcttaatttaataaaaagaaataaataaagtttttctaaAAGGTAGTAggtataagtataagtacctacttatttcttAAACGAGAGAATGGAAATGGATATGAAAAAGAAGCACTAAACAATAAAATTGTTCACGCGCGAATTCCCCGCTATCAACgcatataaaaatgtaaattggCCGTATTGCGAAGCCGCGCCGTGATGTCTAATACACTCACTTTGCATAGGTACGTGATACTGCGCCGATGAGCAATCCGCTTTCATTACAGGACTGCGATTCCGACAGCTTTCCAAGTATCCATGCATGGGTGCATCGAAGGATCTATAAGTCTACCTAAGTTCGGCCATATAGCTCGCAGAGACCCTGACAACTTGGAGAGACTTGTGGTGATTGGAAAAGTGAACGGCAGACGGCCTAGAGTCCAACGAGATGGTGTGACCAAATATCCGCCCAGATGGATATCACACTAAGCAACGCTTTCCACAAAGCAACCGACAGGGAGAAGTGGAGAGCTACcataggaaaaattagcaagcggagtcacgatcctcagcagtgagggaccGACTTAGAAGAAGAAAATAAGTCTACCGTCCTTTAAGGCTTGCTCTTGGGTGTCTCTCTACTactatgcgagtacgagcgagatgcataaaataGTTACGCAGTCGttagtgaatatgtcaatgtcaaactggCGGTATCCGTATAGAGGTCACGCTACAGTGGTTCTCTAAAAATCCCTACTCGGTCGGCTTCTTACAACCATTAGAACATTCGCCGGGAAACTCCTCATCGCCCATTATTGCCTGGTACCTTTCAATAAGATTTCCCTGGTGCCACACTGGCTTTAAGAGTTTTTTTGAAGGTTTATGTAAAAAGGCGATACGGGAATGAAAGTACCTAAAATCTacatttacatacatattttctcGTAAGCCAAATGAACAAATATGTGCTCAAATGCATAGGGACATTAACTACCCACACTACAGCAAATGTAGTCTAAAACCTCATTCATCCAAATGCGGCTTAGTAATTTTAACACTACAGTCACACacaaaataaacaacaaaacaTATGTTACAAAGGACGCAATAGAAGAgctaaataataatagaattggCCCGGTTGAATCAGGATCTAGCCGTAGTAAAAcctacagaaaacaaataaacatgaTAAGCacttaattattaaaattaaattgacaACTAAAATTTTAGACGAGTTATTCTGAAACTTCTGCTACCAGGCACGGCACCCATAAACGTAGCAGTAAATAAACCGAGCCCTTCAACGCGATGACTAAACATAAGGCGCtacaaaatacaatttattatcCTATTATTATAAGATATTCTTCGAAATGTAAGCGTATTTTGTTTGGCGAAGGCAAATATTGTACGTGAATAAAGCGCGCCGTCTCGAGTGGGTACGGATAATGTTCAACACACTTTATTTTTCGAGAGTACTAAAATTGTTTAGCTATCGATCTAGTCTAGAATTTCAATATCCACTTAGCCTATGTTTTAGGacttaatctaaaaataaaacgttttatATTGATGCGACTAGCGTTTTAAAGACATTTAGGCTTTTGTATGGCGTCATTTATGGATTCATGAAGGGACTGCGACATTGccaaaaataaagtaggtaccttagGTACAATTTTGTAACGGtccttatgttatttttttatttataatatgttttaaGGCTTACAAAACGGGTACTTACGATATGCGACTGTATATAAAGCcctatttagacgatgcgagaactcgcatgagagtttcattacattgcggtttttgatcgatCGGTTGAATtagacgtaaccaacagtccgcaatgtaactaaaatcgcaggcgagttcgcgcgccgtctaaatcagccttaaCACTTGATTTAACCGAGTTACATTTTACCTTGTTGGTCAGGTTCATCGTATTGGCAGCACAGCATTACTTTtatccttagagcatttaataacctttTGCGgcattacctacttaataaaatggGTGACGTTCGCATTCGCACCGGCATTACAGACGCGATTATGACATTCAATCcgttaccgtaaaacggggtgagtaggtttcgcggggagctatgggttatgaatggggtgagaaggattgagaggggggtgaggtgggtttttaaggctactgctacaaaaataatgtattccaatttaaaatggagctatagtaatattaataaaaaaaaatcgatccaacaatcgtccaaaatcacctttgtatgaaaaaccctctcaccccaaatacgaggcactacggggtgaggtgggttttcctctttatcgtcaaagttatgaaatggaactacccaaaataaaatacaaactaaaatacaaacgtccgaaccacttattatatacagtcatacaccattcagttttcacatgtaaaaataaaattttatcgaggtttgaaagtcaaatttcacccaactcactccattttacggtactcatAGAAGGATAAAGCAGTAATGTTGCGCGCAGTAGATACAGTTGAGTCGCTCGCGACACAATTCTCGTAGGGTTAATTTTAATCTCTAGTTCACCATTATCAAAGTGTACTCCGCGGAGCCCTAAGCCTCTGTTTGGGCTCCGCGAGAACACTTGCCatgtaataataagaaaaaaaacagcTGTTCTGTGGGTAtgtattataaacttatttgTATTTATGTTGTTACAGATGACCAGCATGGCCCATCACCTGTTCAGCCTGTGCGCGCTGCTGGCGCTATCGGCCGCCCGAGGTCAGACTGGTGAGTTGCGCATCGCATGCGCCAAATTTacgggccaccccacactagcgtctcccgagcgtcggcgtgtagtcaactctatggctgctgctcgacgcaacgatGGCGCAACTGTGCAGCGCACTAGATACCGAAggtcaaaagacgctagtgtgtggTGGCCGTAACGCCGGCTTTAtatacacactcgtcgagagccaGGTCGTGAACGTGTGTACCTACGTGTGTGGTCCCTTCTCGTCACGCTCTTACTCGTCTCGTATCGCCCTTCTCCGATTGGGTCGTGTTTTTACCGATACTATCGGCGAGAGGCTCTTGACGAGTGTATGCAGCCGGTATTAAACTCACTGTACAGGGGCTCTATAAGACTTGTAAGACTATGAGGCCAACATGACTTACATTTTCAtatgaaatattattataatcacCTGTTTACACCAATATGAATTCGTCACATAACCCTAGGGACTGACGCTGGGACCGTCCAGAGTAAATTGGCTCTAAGTGTTTTTTTATGCGTATAGAAGATGTACCTggtttattgttagacttagagCGTCtttacattgtccgatccgatatggGATGTCGGATACGACCACAAAGaagaaaattctaaaaagtgCCTTTTCATATTGGTTAACTAATTCATTGATGAAATGATTAATGTTCTAAAAAACTTTAAACCAAGAACTTGGTGCCATAGGGCACTCTTTAACAGCTGCTTTTCTCCAAGGGTCATCCGACATCCGAAATCGGAGCGGACAacgtgaaaacgctcttagagCGACGATATTAGGCATAAAAGTGTCAGTCTACTAAaatttcactttttttttttcagaaaccgAACCACCCACCACCGTGACCACCAAACCGCCACCCACCACCACCACAGCGGCGACTACCACTGTCGCCTGGGAGACCAAGACCCTGAACGAGGGCCAGGCCATCCAGAAGGCCTTGCAGTATCTGCTGCAACACCGGCAGCCGGATTGGGGCTGGGGAAATGATACGCATGATGTCATGCTCACTCTTCAGGTGCGTTTGATCACCTCTTGCAAAGTTCTTTTACCCTGGTACAGCTTTTCTCAGCGTCTGTGCGGTACCATTAAAGCCTTTTGGAAACTGGCTGTGCCCGTTGCTCTGTCCGCATAGGGCCAGTGTCATTTTCGAGGGAATGGATTTGTAAGGGTAAGTTAATAGCTATAGCAGCGAAATCTCCCGTACTCCTGGGAGATAAAACCCTGAGGCTCCTGAGGGTCAGGCTATCCAGAAGGCTTTTCAATACCTGCTGCAGCACCGGCAGCCGGATTGGGGCTGGGGAAGTGTATACGCATGATGTCATGCTCACTCTTCAGGTGCGTTTTGTGAGGATCTCTTACAAAGTATGCTACCTTGGTACCCATGGATCATGATTAAATGCAATTAAATCACTAACTGTATTCTGTATTTTTGTTCCAGCTTGCAAACAACACTGGAAAGGAGATAGAGCAGCAAGGATTGGAGATGCAGCTCTCTGCCAAACAAATGGAGATCGAGATTCTACTCATGATGTCAAAGTAAGATGTTTTATAAGCATTGCTCTGCTGTAAATAatgcattttaaaattaccaaaattgtaattaaattaatttgatttcatggaaaaaataaaatcataaaatctGTATCAGTACAAACCCAAATTGTAATTACTCGTAGTATTACGGAAGAACGGTGCTTCTTAATATACGAGTTTTTAAGTTTCTATTACTTAAAAAGATGCATCGGCATAGATTAGAGAATCAGTATTGAATATGCAAAAGCTTTACCTACAATCACAAATACACAAAACTCTTACTCGGactgtataggtaggtatgtattaaataaaatagaattttCAATGTATGTATAACTAAACGTATTGTGTTGTCAACAGGCACCACGAGTCTCCCCCGCCGCTGGCGCGCCTTGCCGCCTACACCCTCGCCCTCGGCGCTCTCTGCAAGGACCCTCGCTCCTTCCACGGACGAGACCTGGTAGCAGCCCTTCTCCACCGCGAGCCGCCGCATGACTTCGACTTCGCCTACGCGACTTTAGCCGCCTGTTCGTCTGCAGCCCATGTCAGACGTCGCCATATCAGGCGGCTGCTGGATATCGCTAACGCTGCCGCTGATCATAGCCTTGGTAAGATTGTTAACAATTTTGTAACTGATTGCTTTAAGCACTCTCTGCAAAGACCTGCGTTCCTTTCACAGACGCGACTTGGTAGCATCttgaatataggtacctactatctaTCTTTGACATCGCGAGTAAACCACTGAAGAACCCCCCCTaagaagagatccctcaaagggataaattcgcctttgtacttcttactaattgtatgttaattttaatatgtctttttgtacaataaagagtttattactactaaaaccaTGACCTATAGCAATCTAATTTCATCACAAAACGTAACCTGCATCAAAAACTACCAGGGTAAACATGCCTAGGTACTCTTAGTTAAACAATAATGTAGTTCTTTACATTCCCGATCAATTGTGTGTATTGTATTATTCGTGATGAAGGTTTGCCAGCTGTGATAAAGCTTAGTTAAAActactttatacctacctaagtatcTTAATccttaaataaaatgaataaaagcCACTTCAAACGCCTCCGAAAATATCACAAAAACGCTCTGTGTTGGTTGGATCAAAAGTATTAGCGTTTCAcacttgacttggcagaaaacaaaaagaaaagcCCCTTCGGCAAAGTCTGGTTTTGTCTTACAAATACTACGAATAATCGTCCTCTTATTTTCCGGGTAGACGCCTCAAATAAGGAAATAATCTAATCATTCGCTGGAATGTCTTGATTGGATAAGGGGACAAACAACAAGGAAAAGtgatgcaaataaataaattggtgAAATCCGTCCCCGATCTAAttcgattttgattttgattgatGTCATGGTCACTAACATTCCTTATGCAACGGTTTTTTAACTCTATGAGACAAGATAtatttgatagatttaaaacgatattttataatattatatcagTTGGTGCTGCTTTTGTTGTccaaaatgtattttttgatacttttatttaagttccTCACGTTTTCAATTAGATTTACATTCAAGTTTGCATTTCCTGTTCGCCAGATCTTTATTACATCGTAGTATGTAGCAAAATTATCTCGATATGTATGTATCTAAAATGGTTCATAGCGGCGTAACGGCAATGAATTGACTTTGGCGCTGAATGGGTTTCCATTAGTAGTTTAAGTTTCTATTCAGGTACATTATTAACTAAGAAAATAAGTATCAGGATCTGTAGACGCGGCTTTAACAcaccaaaaaatttaaaaagctagattttttttagttttccgACTACTTTACATTCCATCTGTATTACAGATACGATCTCGATGGTGATCCTGGCGTTGCGCTGCGTGGTCCAAGACCACCGCCACCGCAGTCTACTCCATTTCGTGCGGCGCCCCATGGCGGGCCTGGCGCGCCAGCAACACCCTGACGGTGGGTTCGGCACGCAACTGACGACTACCGCTCTGGCTATACAGGTACCTATATAAAGGTTGtgtggaagagatcgctttttagcgataagacgcctgttgtttacctgtGCTATTATGtctgttttttttgtattgttttcttttattgaggtgagCAATAAAGAGTTggtattttgtattgtattgtacctatGTCTAATGTTTTTATTGTTGTCAATCTGGACACTGAATCAtcgcaatttaaaaataacatggTTCTCAAGGCCTCGCCTCCAAACTTTACTAACCAGGTGCCTTTGGCTCTCTCGCTTCTTTTTATGCCATACCATATGGGCTCATGGGCCGTAGTTCGGAAACGCAAATTCATGTTGGTAGTGATTTGAATTAGCGGCAATAAATTCGatatttttcttgtgtaagGAGAGAAGATAATAGGCAATCAATATGCAACTATTTACCGACAAACTAAAACACTCTCTTCAGGCTCTAGAGGACTCTGACAGTGGACCAGGCGCTCATCAGCACTGGAGCCTTCCTTCAGCTCGCAAATGGCTGCTGGAGCGGCAACAAGCCGACGGCGGTTGGGGAGACGTTCGTGATACTGCTGCTGCCGTTGCTGCCCTCACTCCTGCTTCCCTC
The window above is part of the Cydia splendana chromosome 19, ilCydSple1.2, whole genome shotgun sequence genome. Proteins encoded here:
- the LOC134800060 gene encoding uncharacterized protein CG3556 isoform X2 translates to MLTLQLANNTGKEIEQQGLEMQLSAKQMEIEILLMMSKHHESPPPLARLAAYTLALGALCKDPRSFHGRDLVAALLHREPPHDFDFAYATLAACSSAAHVRRRHIRRLLDIANAAADHSLDTISMVILALRCVVQDHRHRSLLHFVRRPMAGLARQQHPDGGFGTQLTTTALAIQALEDSDSGPGAHQHWSLPSARKWLLERQQADGGWGDVRDTAAAVAALTPASLAAVRPPHCRNKLQDNRNESLDNNNGDGSLKMSYLSHTSNESDARNVSFTYTLWLGTNVTENYTLYMMAPRNISFYHVMQMAAEQDPKFKFEASEWPNGHYVHTLAGHKEEPMGYHYWLLYRLTEIPDPASPPGNQLVAPVGVDDLLVEDGEHYLFWYKKL
- the LOC134800060 gene encoding uncharacterized protein CG3556 isoform X1, translating into MTSMAHHLFSLCALLALSAARGQTETEPPTTVTTKPPPTTTTAATTTVAWETKTLNEGQAIQKALQYLLQHRQPDWGWGNDTHDVMLTLQLANNTGKEIEQQGLEMQLSAKQMEIEILLMMSKHHESPPPLARLAAYTLALGALCKDPRSFHGRDLVAALLHREPPHDFDFAYATLAACSSAAHVRRRHIRRLLDIANAAADHSLDTISMVILALRCVVQDHRHRSLLHFVRRPMAGLARQQHPDGGFGTQLTTTALAIQALEDSDSGPGAHQHWSLPSARKWLLERQQADGGWGDVRDTAAAVAALTPASLAAVRPPHCRNKLQDNRNESLDNNNGDGSLKMSYLSHTSNESDARNVSFTYTLWLGTNVTENYTLYMMAPRNISFYHVMQMAAEQDPKFKFEASEWPNGHYVHTLAGHKEEPMGYHYWLLYRLTEIPDPASPPGNQLVAPVGVDDLLVEDGEHYLFWYKKL